The following are encoded together in the Chaetodon auriga isolate fChaAug3 chromosome 4, fChaAug3.hap1, whole genome shotgun sequence genome:
- the LOC143319070 gene encoding CD209 antigen-like protein C — protein MSVFFQSNESDVHIEVGEYQEFPKAAPDDAVIETSPSPKLRHLSVVVLSFGLLCVLQGTLNISLRLALTEPADGGETEEETCPPGWLMFGTSCYYISSQRRSWDGSRQDCVQRDADLVVIDSRQEQAFLTGFAMAAWVGMTDREEEGTWIWVDGTPVDKDRLQWAFGQPDGAFGGEDCGDLRTMLNFIGLNDFNCSARSQWICEKTLW, from the exons ATGTCTGTGTTCTTCCAGTCGAACGAGTCTGATGTCCACATTGAAGTTGGTGAGTATCAGGAATTCCCTAAAGCTGCACCCGACGACGCTGTGATTGAGACGAGTCCAAGCCCAA aATTAAGACATCTCAGTGTGGTTGTGCTGAGCTTTGGGCTGCTGTGTGTTCTTCAAGGGACTCTCAACATCTCTCTGAGGCTGGCTCTGACTGAGCCCGCTGATGGAG gtgagacagaggaagagaccTGTCCACCAGGCTGGTTGATGTTTGGCACCAGCTGTTACTACATTTcctcacagaggaggagctgggacGGCAGCCGGCAGGACTGTGTGCAGAGAGACGCTGACCTGGTCGTCATCGACAGCAGACAGGAACAG GCCTTCCTCACTGGATTCGCTATGGCAGCGTGGGTCGGTATGACTGACAGGGAAGAGGAAGGAACTTGGATCTGGGTGGATGGAACACCAGTGGACAAAGACAG GTTGCAGTGGGCCTTCGGGCAGCCTGACGGTGCATTTGGAGGAGAAGACTGTGGTGACCTTCGTACAATGCTCAATTTCATTGGCTTGAATGACTTCAACTGTAGTGCCAGAAGCCAGTGGATCTGCGAGAAAACATTATGGTAG
- the LOC143320036 gene encoding uncharacterized protein LOC143320036 has translation MDELLSEKNGHVLEAHRKEEEEMEVTMTTQLENLIVTPDGVDTSSTSQTLPEEAGDTHTDGTAAGLSLDSVCETEDCEDCEDSSDASDSDSSSSSSSSSSSSSSSPSIPLFGHYNDDDDEGFSQPAPIKTRDEVLVEELPAVEDVCVSLPEDAELLPVGTVSSIIQTLVIIQSLKDTPPLTDDSIIFTSDRLALAKVFEVFGPVSSPLYVLRFNSVEHINSRGLTTGLTVYYTPAIKEYTGYVLIQQLKLLKGSDASWKNDQEPPPEALDYSDDEKEQEAKRKVKNKKKKDNSSTDNPAVNTQNTLLEQPKRDVRVFPPRHAGPPFRHQNPKNKPLPFKHTHTPPRHIHPPPRHTHVPPMYLPPPCPYPPPPPHPFLPPNFPLYPPPPPPSFFNPLFSSLWQPNAAPFSDIPPPPPPPPPPQ, from the exons ATGGATGAATTATTATCAGAGAAGAATGGACATGTGTTGGAAGcacacaggaaggaggaagaggagatggaggttACCATGACAACGCAACTAGAAAATCTCATTGTAACCCCTGATGGTGTAGACACGTCATCAACTTCACAAACACTTccagaggaggcaggagacacacacacagacgggacagcagcaggactttctttagacagtgtgtgtgagacagaggacTGTGAGGACTGTGAGGACAGCTCAGACGCCTCAGACAG tgacagctcttcctcttcgtcctcatcgtcctcctcctcttcctcttctccctctatCCCTTTGTTTGGGCATTACAACGATGACGACGATGAGGGTTTCAGCCAGCCAGCCCCCATCAAAACCAGAGATGAGGTCTTGGTCGAG GAGCTGCCTGCAGTGGAAGACGTGTGTGTGTCGTTACCAGAAGACGCAGAGCTGCTGCCTGTAGGAACGGTCTCCAGTATTATACAGACACTTG ttatCATCCAGTCTCTGAAAGACACGCCACCTCTGACTGATGACAGCATCATCTTTACATCTGATAGGCTGGCTTTGGCCAAG GTGTTTGAGGTGTTTGGTCCAGTGTCCAGTCCCCTGTATGTTTTGCGTTTTAACTCTGTCGAGCACATAAACAGCAGGGGGTTGACAACGGGACTGACAGTTTATTACACACCGGCCATCAAAGAGTACACAGGATACGTCCTCATACAACAACTCAAACT TTTGAAGGGATCTGATGCATCCTGGAAGAACGACCAGGAACCACCACCAGAG GCTTTAGATTATAGTGATGACGAGAAAGAGCAGGAAGCTAAGAGGAAAgtgaagaacaaaaagaagaaggacaacagcagcacag atAATCCTGCTGTCAATACCCAGAACACCTTGCTCGAGCAGCCGAAGCGCGACGTCAGGGTTTTCCCACCAAGACATGCAGGGCCTCCTTTCAGGCACCAGAACCCAAAAAATAAACCTCTAccgttcaaacacacacacactccacccaGACACATACACCCACCAcctagacacacacatgttccTCCCATGTACCTCCCCCCTCCCTGCCCTtaccctcctccacctccccacccTTTTCTACCACCCAACTTCCCTCtctaccctcctcctcctcctccctctttcttcaatccattgttttcttctctctggcAACCAAATGCAGCCCCCTTCTCTGAcatccctccccctcctcccccccctcctcctcctcagtga